A single genomic interval of Stenotrophomonas sp. ZAC14D1_NAIMI4_1 harbors:
- a CDS encoding LysM peptidoglycan-binding domain-containing protein produces the protein MSTEKKADFSGVTASVDSTAELVPKADFSGVTSSVDSTADVVSVGTYTVQKGDSLSKIAKQHLGDANAWKKIFEANRDVLDDPDKIFPGQTLKLPPK, from the coding sequence ATGAGCACCGAGAAGAAGGCCGATTTCTCCGGCGTCACCGCCAGCGTCGACAGTACCGCCGAGCTGGTACCCAAGGCGGACTTCTCCGGCGTCACGTCATCGGTGGACAGCACCGCCGATGTGGTCAGTGTCGGCACGTATACCGTGCAGAAGGGCGATTCGCTGTCGAAGATCGCCAAGCAGCACCTGGGCGATGCCAATGCGTGGAAGAAGATCTTCGAGGCCAACCGTGATGTCCTCGACGACCCGGACAAGATTTTCCCGGGCCAGACCCTGAAGCTGCCGCCGAAATGA
- the queF gene encoding NADPH-dependent 7-cyano-7-deazaguanine reductase QueF (Catalyzes the NADPH-dependent reduction of 7-cyano-7-deazaguanine (preQ0) to 7-aminomethyl-7-deazaguanine (preQ1) in queuosine biosynthesis) produces MNTPQDSSLGREVSYPSQYDPGLLFPIPRIGARTEIGLDDAALPFVGHDRWHAFELSWLDPRGKPQVAVATVQVPCTSPRLIESKSFKLYLNSLNSTRMESAEALRERLVADLSACAGAQVQVQFGLPQLVESPLGESIDGLDVEIDCYGPPQADYLAADAGQVVEETLVSALLKSNCPVTGQPDWATVSLRYRGPKIDRAGLLRYLISYREHAEFHEQCVERIFSEVSTRCQPQWLEVEARYTRRGGLDINPWRASHGIAGPAATVRELRQ; encoded by the coding sequence ATGAACACCCCCCAGGACTCCAGCCTCGGTCGCGAGGTCAGTTACCCGTCGCAGTACGATCCCGGCCTGCTGTTTCCCATCCCCCGCATCGGGGCCCGCACCGAGATCGGTCTCGATGACGCCGCGCTGCCGTTCGTCGGCCACGACCGCTGGCATGCCTTCGAACTGAGCTGGCTCGACCCGCGCGGCAAGCCGCAGGTGGCCGTGGCCACCGTGCAGGTGCCCTGCACGTCGCCGCGCCTGATCGAATCGAAGTCGTTCAAGCTCTACCTGAACTCCCTCAACAGCACCCGCATGGAAAGCGCTGAGGCGCTGCGCGAGCGCCTGGTGGCCGATCTGTCGGCCTGCGCGGGCGCGCAGGTGCAGGTGCAGTTCGGCCTGCCGCAGCTTGTCGAGTCGCCGCTGGGCGAGTCCATCGACGGGCTGGACGTGGAGATCGACTGCTACGGCCCGCCGCAGGCGGACTACCTCGCTGCCGATGCCGGGCAGGTGGTGGAAGAGACGCTGGTCTCGGCGCTGCTGAAATCCAACTGCCCGGTCACCGGCCAGCCGGACTGGGCGACGGTCAGCCTGCGTTACCGCGGCCCGAAGATCGACCGTGCCGGCCTGCTGCGCTACCTGATCAGCTACCGCGAGCATGCCGAGTTCCACGAGCAGTGCGTCGAGCGCATCTTCAGCGAGGTCTCCACGCGCTGCCAGCCGCAGTGGCTGGAAGTGGAGGCGCGCTACACCCGCCGTGGCGGCCTGGACATCAATCCCTGGCGCGCCAGCCACGGGATCGCCGGCCCGGCCGCGACCGTCCGCGAGCTGCGCCAGTAA
- a CDS encoding NADP-dependent isocitrate dehydrogenase, which produces MSKILYTLTDEAPFLATQSLLPIVDAYTATAGIVVETRDISLSGRILSLFPELLSDAQKVSDDLAELGQLATTPDANIIKLPNISASVPQLKAAIKELQDQGYPLPDYPETPADEQQRDYKARYDKVKGSAVNPVLREGNSDRRAPLSVKNYARKHPHRMGAWAADSKSHVAHMAAGDFYGSEKSATVANAGSLKITFHGKDGSAVVLKEKTAVKAGEIVDAAVMSRKALAAFIGEQIADAKAQGVLFSLHLKATMMKVSDPIMFGVAVNEFYKDVLAKHADVLKQAGFDANNGIGDLAARLPSLPEATRAAIEADLAAEYAQRPGVAMVNSDKGITNLHVPSDVIVDASMPAMIRDSGKMWNAEGKLQDTKAVIPDRCYAGVYQAVIDDCKANGAFNPATMGSVPNVGLMAQKAEEYGSHDKTFQIAADGVVKVTDEAGTVVFEHAVEAGDIWRMCQTKDAPIQDWVKLAVERARLSSTPAVFWLDAARAHDAQVIAKVEQYLKDHDTNGLDIRILPPVEATAFSLERIRKGEDTISVTGNVLRDYLTDLFPIMELGTSAKMLSIVPLMAGGGLFETGAGGSAPKHVQQFVEEDYLRWDSLGEFLALAASLEHLGNRYDNAAARVLAKALDEANGQFLDNDKSPSRKLGGIDNRGSHFYIALYWAQALAAQDEDAALKARFAPLAKALTDKEQKIVDELAAVQGKAVDIGGYYRPDVAKASKAMRPSATFNAALEQLRG; this is translated from the coding sequence ATGTCCAAGATCCTCTACACGCTGACCGACGAAGCACCGTTCCTGGCTACCCAGTCGCTGCTGCCGATCGTCGACGCCTACACCGCCACCGCCGGCATCGTGGTGGAAACCCGTGACATCTCGCTGTCCGGCCGCATCCTGTCGCTGTTCCCGGAACTGCTCAGCGACGCGCAGAAGGTCAGCGACGACCTGGCCGAGCTGGGCCAGCTGGCGACCACTCCGGACGCCAACATCATCAAGCTGCCGAACATCTCCGCCTCGGTGCCGCAGCTGAAGGCGGCCATCAAGGAACTGCAGGACCAGGGCTACCCGCTGCCGGATTACCCGGAAACCCCGGCCGACGAGCAGCAGCGCGACTACAAGGCGCGCTACGACAAGGTCAAGGGCAGCGCGGTGAACCCGGTGCTGCGCGAAGGCAACTCCGACCGCCGCGCACCGCTGTCGGTGAAGAACTACGCGCGCAAGCACCCGCACCGCATGGGCGCCTGGGCGGCCGACTCGAAGTCGCACGTCGCGCACATGGCTGCCGGTGATTTCTACGGCAGCGAGAAGTCGGCCACCGTGGCCAACGCCGGTTCGCTGAAGATCACCTTCCACGGCAAGGACGGCAGCGCCGTCGTGCTGAAGGAAAAGACCGCGGTCAAGGCCGGCGAGATCGTCGATGCCGCCGTGATGAGCCGCAAGGCGCTGGCCGCCTTCATCGGCGAGCAGATCGCTGATGCCAAGGCCCAGGGCGTGCTGTTCTCGCTGCACCTGAAGGCGACCATGATGAAGGTCTCCGACCCGATCATGTTCGGCGTGGCCGTCAACGAGTTCTACAAGGACGTGCTGGCCAAGCATGCCGACGTGCTGAAGCAGGCCGGTTTCGATGCCAACAACGGTATCGGTGACCTGGCCGCGCGCCTGCCGTCGCTGCCCGAAGCCACCCGCGCTGCCATCGAAGCCGACCTGGCCGCCGAGTACGCGCAGCGTCCGGGCGTGGCCATGGTCAACTCGGACAAGGGCATCACCAACCTGCACGTGCCGAGCGACGTCATTGTCGACGCCTCGATGCCGGCGATGATCCGCGACTCCGGCAAGATGTGGAATGCCGAAGGCAAGCTGCAGGACACCAAGGCCGTCATCCCCGACCGCTGCTACGCCGGCGTCTACCAGGCCGTCATCGACGACTGCAAGGCCAACGGTGCCTTCAACCCGGCCACCATGGGCTCGGTGCCGAACGTCGGCCTGATGGCGCAGAAGGCCGAAGAGTACGGCTCGCACGACAAGACCTTCCAGATCGCTGCCGATGGCGTGGTCAAGGTCACCGACGAGGCCGGCACCGTGGTGTTCGAGCACGCCGTGGAAGCCGGTGACATCTGGCGCATGTGCCAGACCAAGGACGCGCCGATCCAGGACTGGGTGAAGCTGGCCGTCGAGCGCGCCCGCCTGAGCAGCACCCCGGCCGTATTCTGGCTGGATGCCGCCCGCGCCCACGACGCGCAGGTCATCGCCAAGGTCGAGCAGTACCTGAAGGACCACGACACCAACGGCCTGGACATCCGCATCCTGCCGCCGGTGGAAGCGACCGCCTTCTCGCTGGAGCGCATCCGCAAGGGTGAGGACACCATCTCGGTGACCGGCAACGTGCTGCGCGACTACCTGACCGACCTGTTCCCGATCATGGAACTGGGCACCAGCGCCAAGATGCTGTCGATCGTGCCGCTGATGGCCGGTGGTGGCCTGTTCGAGACCGGTGCCGGTGGTTCGGCCCCGAAGCACGTCCAGCAGTTCGTCGAAGAGGACTACCTGCGCTGGGATTCGCTGGGTGAATTCCTGGCCCTGGCCGCGTCGCTGGAACACCTGGGCAACCGCTACGACAACGCCGCTGCCCGCGTGCTGGCCAAGGCGCTGGACGAAGCCAACGGCCAGTTCCTGGACAACGACAAGTCGCCTTCGCGCAAGCTGGGTGGCATCGACAACCGCGGCAGCCACTTCTACATCGCGCTGTACTGGGCCCAGGCCCTGGCCGCGCAGGACGAAGACGCCGCACTGAAGGCCCGCTTCGCCCCGCTGGCCAAGGCACTGACCGACAAAGAGCAGAAGATCGTCGACGAGCTGGCCGCGGTGCAGGGCAAGGCCGTGGACATCGGCGGCTACTACCGCCCGGACGTGGCCAAGGCCAGCAAGGCGATGCGCCCGAGCGCGACCTTCAACGCCGCGTTGGAGCAGCTGCGCGGCTGA
- a CDS encoding M20 family metallopeptidase, with the protein MRRSLLLSALLLALPALAHAQQAERPEVTAAAQRLQAQVVEWRRDFHQHPELSNREERTSAEVAKRLRAMGLKPKTGIAHHGVVAIIEGGKPGPKIALRADMDALPVTEQTGLPFASKATAQYRGQTVGVMHACGHDAHTATLLGVAQALVAMKKDLPGQVMLIFQPSEEGAPPPEEGGAALMLKEGLFADFKPEAVFGLHVFSSVQAGQIAVRGGPLMAASDRFGIKVVGRQTHGSAPWNGVDPIVATADLIGTAQTIVSRRANLSKQPAVLTFGAINGGIRYNIIPDEVEMVGTIRTFDEGMRQQIFADLRNVAEHTAAAHGAKAVTDIYESEGNPATVNDPALTAKMLPSLQAVVGKDNVYEPPLQMGAEDFSLYAKEVPGMFFFVGSTSVGIDPATAPANHSPKFLLDEKALDVGFRALMQVSLDYLNGAATPAG; encoded by the coding sequence ATGCGCCGTTCGCTGCTGCTGTCCGCCCTGCTGCTGGCCCTGCCGGCCCTTGCCCACGCCCAGCAGGCCGAGCGCCCGGAGGTGACTGCCGCCGCGCAGCGCCTGCAGGCCCAGGTGGTGGAGTGGCGCCGTGATTTCCACCAGCACCCGGAACTGTCCAACCGCGAGGAGCGCACCTCGGCCGAGGTCGCCAAGCGCCTGCGTGCGATGGGCCTGAAGCCGAAGACCGGCATCGCCCACCACGGCGTGGTGGCGATCATCGAAGGCGGCAAGCCGGGCCCGAAGATCGCCCTGCGCGCGGACATGGACGCGCTGCCGGTGACCGAGCAGACCGGCCTGCCGTTCGCATCCAAGGCCACCGCGCAGTACCGCGGGCAGACCGTGGGCGTGATGCATGCCTGCGGCCACGATGCACACACCGCCACCCTGCTGGGCGTGGCGCAGGCGCTGGTGGCGATGAAGAAGGACCTGCCCGGCCAGGTGATGCTGATCTTCCAGCCCTCCGAGGAAGGCGCGCCGCCGCCGGAAGAGGGCGGTGCGGCGCTGATGCTGAAGGAAGGCCTGTTCGCCGACTTCAAGCCGGAAGCGGTGTTCGGCCTGCATGTGTTTTCCAGCGTGCAGGCGGGCCAGATCGCCGTGCGCGGTGGCCCGCTGATGGCCGCGTCCGATCGTTTCGGCATCAAGGTGGTCGGTCGCCAGACCCATGGTTCGGCACCGTGGAACGGCGTGGACCCGATCGTGGCCACCGCCGACCTGATCGGTACCGCGCAGACCATCGTCAGCCGCCGCGCCAACCTGTCCAAGCAGCCGGCGGTGCTGACGTTCGGCGCGATCAACGGTGGCATCCGCTACAACATCATTCCGGATGAAGTGGAAATGGTCGGCACCATCCGCACCTTCGACGAGGGCATGCGCCAGCAGATCTTCGCCGACCTGCGCAACGTGGCCGAGCACACCGCGGCCGCGCACGGTGCGAAGGCGGTGACCGACATCTACGAATCGGAGGGCAACCCGGCCACGGTGAACGACCCGGCGCTGACCGCGAAGATGCTGCCGAGCCTGCAGGCGGTGGTGGGCAAGGACAACGTGTACGAGCCGCCGCTGCAGATGGGCGCGGAGGATTTCTCGCTGTACGCGAAGGAAGTGCCGGGCATGTTCTTCTTCGTGGGTTCGACCAGCGTGGGCATCGACCCGGCGACGGCGCCGGCGAACCACTCGCCGAAGTTCCTGCTGGATGAGAAGGCGTTGGACGTCGGGTTCCGCGCGCTGATGCAGGTGAGCCTGGATTATTTGAACGGTGCTGCTACCCCGGCGGGGTAA
- a CDS encoding efflux RND transporter permease subunit, with translation MGFSTIFIRRPIATSLLMAGLLLLGILGYRKLPVSALPEIDAPSLVVTTQYPGANATTMASLVTTPLERQFGQISGLELMTSDSSAGLSTIILQFSMDRDIDIAAQDVQAAIRQATLPSSLPYQPVYNRVNPADAAIVTLKLTSDTRPLRDVNNYADSILAQRLSQVQGVGLVSIAGNVRPAVRIQVNPAQLSNMGLTMEELRSALTQANVNAPKGSLNGKTQSYSIGTNDQLASAAEYRDTIISYKNGRPVRLSDVADVIDGVENDQLAAWADGKPAVLLEVRRQPGANIVQTVERIRAILPQLQGVLPADVHLEIFNDRTETIRASVHEVQFTLILTIGLVVAVIFVFLRRFWATIIPSVAVPLSLAGTFAVMAFTGMSLDNLSLMALVVATGFVVDDAIVMIENIVRYIEQGKSGKEAAEIGARQIGFTVLSLTVSLVAVFLPLLLMPGVTGRLFHEFAWVLSIAVVLSMLISLTLTPMMCAYLLKPDALPEGEDAHERAAAAGKQNLWTRTVGLYERSLDWVLGHQRLTLAVAGAALVLTVLLYVLIPKGLLPEQDTGLITGVVQADQNIAFPQMEQRTRQVAEALRQDPDVTGVSAFIGAGSMNPTLNQGQLSIVLKERGERDGLDEILPRLQKAVAGIPGVALYLKPVQDVTLDTRVAATEYQYSLSDVDSATVATQATRLTEALRKRPELADVDNNLSNQGRALELNIDRDKASVLGVPMQTIDDTLYDAFGQRQISTIFTELNQYRVVLEVAPEFRTSTALMEQLAVASNGAGALTGTNATSFGQVTSSNSSTATGIGAQNTGITVGAGNIIPLSALAEGKVTSAPLVVSHQQQLPAVTVSFNIAPGYSLSDAVKAIQETKDSLDMPAHLHAEFIGKAAEFTGSQTDVVWLLLASLVVIYIVLGVLYESYIHPITIISTLPPAGVGALLALMVCGLSLSVDGIVGIVLLIGIVKKNGIMMVDFAIEARRAGANAHEAIRRACLLRFRPIMMTTAAAMLGALPLALGTGIGSELRRPLGIAIVGGLLLSQLVTLYTTPVIYLYMERFSEWLARRREQRALRDGTLQEPQA, from the coding sequence GTGGGCTTTTCGACGATCTTCATCCGCCGTCCCATCGCTACCTCGCTGTTGATGGCGGGCCTGTTGCTGCTGGGCATCCTCGGTTACCGCAAGCTGCCGGTGTCGGCGCTGCCGGAAATCGATGCGCCCAGCCTGGTGGTCACCACCCAGTACCCGGGTGCCAACGCGACCACCATGGCCTCGCTGGTGACCACGCCGCTGGAGCGCCAGTTCGGGCAGATCTCCGGGCTGGAACTGATGACCTCCGATTCCTCGGCAGGGTTGTCGACGATCATCCTGCAGTTCTCGATGGACCGCGACATCGACATCGCCGCGCAGGACGTGCAGGCGGCGATCCGCCAGGCCACCCTGCCCTCCTCGCTGCCCTACCAGCCAGTCTACAACCGGGTGAACCCGGCCGATGCGGCCATCGTCACCCTCAAGCTGACCTCGGACACGCGCCCGCTGCGTGACGTCAACAACTACGCCGACTCGATCCTCGCCCAGCGCCTGTCGCAGGTGCAGGGCGTGGGCCTGGTCTCGATCGCCGGCAACGTGCGCCCGGCCGTGCGCATCCAGGTCAACCCGGCGCAGCTGTCGAACATGGGCCTGACCATGGAGGAGCTGCGCAGCGCGCTCACCCAGGCCAACGTCAATGCGCCGAAGGGTTCGTTGAACGGCAAGACACAGTCCTACAGCATCGGCACCAACGACCAGCTGGCCAGCGCCGCCGAGTACCGCGACACCATCATCAGCTACAAGAACGGCCGCCCGGTGCGGCTGTCCGACGTGGCCGACGTGATCGACGGTGTGGAGAACGACCAGCTGGCCGCCTGGGCCGATGGCAAGCCGGCCGTGCTGCTGGAAGTGCGCCGCCAGCCGGGCGCCAACATCGTGCAGACCGTCGAGCGCATCCGCGCCATCCTGCCGCAGCTGCAGGGCGTACTGCCGGCCGACGTGCACCTGGAAATCTTCAACGACCGCACCGAGACCATCCGCGCCTCGGTGCACGAAGTGCAGTTCACCCTGATCCTCACCATCGGCCTGGTGGTGGCGGTCATCTTCGTGTTCCTGCGCCGGTTCTGGGCCACCATCATTCCCTCGGTGGCGGTGCCGCTGTCGCTGGCCGGCACCTTCGCGGTTATGGCCTTCACCGGCATGTCGCTGGACAACCTTTCGCTGATGGCGCTGGTGGTGGCCACCGGCTTCGTGGTCGACGATGCGATCGTGATGATCGAGAACATCGTCCGCTACATCGAGCAGGGCAAGAGTGGCAAGGAAGCGGCCGAGATCGGCGCGCGCCAGATCGGCTTCACCGTGCTGTCGCTGACCGTCTCGCTGGTGGCGGTGTTCCTGCCGCTGCTGCTGATGCCCGGCGTCACCGGCCGCCTGTTCCACGAGTTCGCCTGGGTGCTGAGCATCGCCGTCGTGCTGTCGATGCTGATCTCGCTGACGCTGACCCCGATGATGTGCGCCTACCTGCTCAAGCCCGACGCCCTGCCCGAGGGCGAGGACGCGCATGAGCGCGCGGCGGCGGCCGGCAAGCAGAACCTGTGGACGCGCACCGTGGGCCTGTATGAGCGCAGCCTGGACTGGGTGCTGGGCCACCAGCGCCTGACCCTGGCCGTGGCCGGCGCCGCGCTGGTGCTGACCGTGCTGCTGTACGTGCTGATTCCCAAGGGCCTGCTGCCCGAACAGGACACCGGCCTGATCACCGGCGTGGTCCAGGCCGACCAGAACATCGCCTTCCCGCAGATGGAGCAGCGCACCAGGCAGGTGGCCGAAGCACTGCGCCAGGATCCAGACGTGACCGGCGTGTCGGCCTTCATCGGCGCTGGCAGCATGAACCCCACGCTCAACCAGGGCCAGCTGTCGATCGTGCTGAAGGAACGCGGCGAGCGTGACGGCCTGGATGAGATCCTGCCGCGCCTGCAGAAAGCCGTGGCCGGCATCCCCGGCGTGGCGCTGTACCTCAAGCCCGTGCAGGACGTGACCCTGGATACCCGGGTGGCCGCCACTGAGTACCAGTACTCGCTGTCGGACGTGGATTCGGCCACCGTGGCCACCCAGGCCACGCGCCTGACCGAGGCGCTGCGCAAGCGCCCGGAACTGGCCGACGTGGACAACAACCTGTCCAACCAGGGCCGCGCCCTGGAACTGAACATCGACCGCGACAAGGCCAGCGTGCTGGGCGTGCCGATGCAGACCATCGATGACACGCTCTACGATGCGTTCGGCCAGCGCCAGATCTCGACCATCTTCACCGAGCTCAACCAGTACCGCGTCGTGCTGGAAGTCGCGCCCGAGTTCCGCACCAGCACCGCGCTGATGGAACAGCTGGCCGTGGCCTCCAACGGTGCAGGCGCCCTCACCGGCACCAACGCCACCAGCTTCGGCCAGGTCACCTCGTCCAACTCGTCCACTGCCACCGGCATCGGCGCGCAGAACACCGGCATCACCGTCGGTGCGGGCAACATCATCCCGCTGTCGGCGCTGGCCGAAGGCAAGGTCACCAGCGCGCCGCTGGTGGTCAGCCACCAGCAGCAGCTGCCGGCAGTGACGGTGTCCTTCAACATCGCCCCGGGCTATTCGCTGTCCGATGCGGTCAAGGCCATCCAGGAAACCAAGGACAGCCTGGACATGCCGGCCCACCTGCATGCCGAGTTCATCGGCAAGGCGGCCGAATTCACCGGCAGCCAGACCGACGTGGTGTGGCTGCTGCTGGCCTCGCTGGTGGTCATCTACATCGTGCTGGGCGTGCTGTACGAAAGCTACATCCACCCGATCACGATCATCTCCACCCTGCCGCCGGCCGGCGTCGGCGCGCTGCTGGCGCTGATGGTGTGCGGGCTGAGCCTGTCGGTGGATGGCATCGTCGGCATCGTGCTGCTCATCGGCATCGTCAAGAAGAACGGCATCATGATGGTGGACTTCGCCATCGAAGCGCGCCGTGCCGGTGCCAATGCGCACGAAGCGATCCGCCGCGCCTGCCTGCTGCGCTTCCGCCCGATCATGATGACCACCGCTGCGGCCATGCTCGGTGCGCTGCCGCTGGCGCTGGGCACCGGCATCGGTTCGGAGCTGCGCCGCCCGCTGGGCATCGCCATCGTCGGCGGCCTGCTGCTCTCGCAGCTGGTCACCCTGTACACCACGCCGGTGATCTACCTTTACATGGAACGCTTCTCCGAGTGGCTGGCCCGCCGCCGCGAGCAGCGCGCCCTGCGTGACGGCACGCTGCAGGAGCCGCAGGCATGA
- a CDS encoding efflux RND transporter periplasmic adaptor subunit, giving the protein MSRVWKIVLLVVAVLVLAVVGVRVLGGGKDKAGGQAAGARQGGEDPDAGPVPVTVVDATRQDVPVYASALGTVTAMNTVTVSPQVGGQLMSLNFREGQEVKQGDLLAQIDPRSAQASYDQAVAAKRQNEALLATARSNYQRSNAPEYRQFVAKTDLDTQRNQVSQYESAVAANEASARAAQVQLQYTRITAPISGIAGIRAVDAGNVVSAGTALVTLTQIHPIHVLFNLPERQLGDVRQAQNAGAVPVAALDRADSHVLSGDGKLDVVDNLISADSGTFKARAIFDNTDNGLWPGQFVNVRMQLRTIGGGVVIPTQAVLRGPDGEYVYVVQGDNTVKMQTVRSGVEVGDSQVQIAEGLKGGERVVSEGQFRLKPGSKVTALKPGETPAAPTEAELKAAEQKSGGSGRRGGGPR; this is encoded by the coding sequence ATGTCACGTGTTTGGAAGATCGTGCTGCTGGTCGTGGCAGTGCTGGTGCTGGCGGTGGTGGGCGTGCGCGTCCTCGGTGGCGGCAAGGACAAGGCCGGTGGCCAGGCCGCAGGTGCGCGCCAGGGCGGTGAGGATCCCGATGCCGGCCCGGTGCCGGTGACCGTGGTTGATGCCACGCGCCAGGACGTGCCGGTGTATGCCAGCGCGCTGGGCACGGTGACCGCGATGAACACGGTGACGGTGAGCCCGCAGGTCGGCGGCCAGCTGATGAGCCTCAATTTCCGCGAGGGCCAGGAAGTGAAGCAGGGTGACCTGCTGGCACAGATCGACCCGCGCAGCGCCCAGGCCAGCTACGACCAGGCCGTGGCCGCCAAGCGCCAGAACGAGGCGCTGCTGGCTACCGCGCGCTCCAACTACCAGCGCTCCAACGCGCCGGAGTATCGCCAGTTCGTCGCCAAGACCGATCTGGATACACAGCGAAACCAAGTGTCACAGTACGAAAGCGCCGTGGCCGCCAACGAAGCCAGCGCGCGTGCCGCGCAGGTGCAGCTGCAGTACACCCGCATCACCGCGCCGATCTCGGGCATCGCCGGCATCCGCGCGGTCGACGCCGGCAACGTGGTCAGCGCCGGTACCGCGCTGGTCACCCTCACCCAGATCCATCCGATCCACGTGCTGTTCAACCTGCCCGAGCGCCAGCTCGGCGACGTGCGCCAGGCACAGAACGCCGGTGCCGTGCCGGTGGCCGCGCTGGACCGCGCCGACTCGCACGTGCTGTCCGGTGACGGCAAGCTGGACGTGGTCGACAACCTGATCAGCGCCGACAGCGGCACCTTCAAGGCCCGCGCGATCTTCGACAACACCGACAACGGCCTGTGGCCGGGCCAGTTCGTCAACGTGCGCATGCAGCTGCGCACGATCGGCGGTGGCGTGGTCATTCCCACCCAGGCGGTGCTGCGTGGCCCGGACGGCGAGTACGTCTATGTCGTGCAGGGCGACAACACGGTGAAGATGCAGACCGTGCGCAGCGGCGTGGAAGTGGGCGACAGCCAGGTGCAGATCGCCGAGGGCCTGAAGGGCGGCGAGCGCGTGGTCAGCGAAGGCCAGTTCCGCCTGAAGCCAGGCAGCAAGGTGACCGCGCTGAAGCCGGGCGAGACGCCGGCGGCACCGACCGAGGCCGAACTGAAGGCCGCCGAACAGAAGAGTGGCGGCAGTGGCCGTCGTGGTGGTGGCCCGCGCTGA